The sequence ttcattttcGCATCCCACATAAACAAGAAGGTGTAATATGTCCAATGGCACCACCCTGATAAACGTGGTCAGCAAAGGTACTGAGTCATTCGATTATATATTTAGACGGCATTTAGGATTGATCCTCAAACCAGGGGCAAGtagtcgttttttaatggtctccTGATACGGAACTGTTTTCAcgttgagtaaaactgacctgagagtttccagtgtacagtgtggactccccagtccagcagagagcagcttcactcctgaatccttcagACGATtgttactcaggtccagctctctcagactagaggagttggtgctgagagctgaggccagagcttcacagcagtCCTCTGACAGATTACAGGAATTCAGCCTGCACACAATAAAAAGAACATGTTAGGAAGTGAGATTAAAAGTGCTTAAAAGATCCAACCAGCTCACAGGAGAAACATGGTGTAGCTAACGAACAGCACTGGAGGGGAGGACGTCCAGTGATGCTAGCGCCAATGCTCTCCACGCTGCTATCAGGGATCAGGGAGTGAGCTCAAGGAGATGACTTTGGACTTTCAAACTTCCTCCAGCAGTCCCCTGATGGCCGTAGGGATCCTGGACTCTCTGTGAACAGAGTCAGCCCTAACGAAGCAGAGGGCTGTGGAGCCAAGGAGGGCCTTCAGCACACTCTATCAGTCCCAATGCTGTCTTCTGTAAGACTATTGattcattaattcaacctttCATTTTGATCAATCATCATGAATGTGCTCAAGCTCATTTACAAAAACTTAAAACACTACGGGCACTTGCCCTTCCTGGCTTCAGACACTTTTACCGGGCATCAAAATCAAGGACGACTATGAAACCCCCTCTGGGAATTTTGTTTTATGTTGCTCTGTATTTCTACATGtattgttctgtatttctacatCTTAAATTGTTGGACCTTGTTCTGTATTTTATGTCTTCAATTGAAGTTctgaagataaaatatatataaagtatatcTGTAAAAAATGATGACGTAGCAAAGACCTTATAAAGTCATGGCAACAAAAAAGAAATTGTTGAGTTATTCCCATgaaaattatacatttatgaAGTTGAAATTAACTATACattcatatagcgcttttcaagtCACCTTACATTGACTTTATATagcgctttacagtgaaggggggacctcatcTCACTAACCACCATGAATGTGTAGCATCCACTTGGGTGATGCCCGGCAGCCaattcatgcttgaaagatgaacatatattaatttttttgaaagggaataagctgatgaagctgacaagtgaccaatgtttactgtttaaaaatattttaattaaatgcaaaccccagtgaatcatttcCTCTCGTTTCTCTGATTTcgagattcacacagacttagcagtcttgtttaaatgttacaaattgagtttataaactgaagttggaaatagttttaagttgttgcagatgttatctccgctaattttattaatctaaataaatacattttagcaggttctcaatagtaggttttttcaattcagggagggcgtgaaagggggggaaagaaagaaaaataattgagaaccactggtctagaacatgtacttgttgattagctcatgttgttatggcaatgaaaacgccctcagctgataaaataatgccagcggttatttttcaactgaaaattagcacccttttttttttgcatcagaacaacaagattttttggcatcagaagttttagaaaaatgtatgggtccctgaaggtgagacaacatagtttagtgctcccgaaatagtggtctgtTTCTCATAGTATTCgactagtacatgttgtacttgttgatttttttgcatcagaagttttataaaaatgtatgttgatacaatttataaaattGTATGGGTCCATTAAAGTAAGGCGACATCAtttagtgctcccgaaatagtggtatgtttctcatattattaatatagtacatgttgtaccaatTTTTTAGTGAAACTTACAAAAAGGAAATTTAATATACCcagttcacatccattgattattccttcatccaaacagtcttttttcatttcatcacttcagtggttcagaactgcattatttagctgacactgccagctatcggcttagacatacaacagcatagtaactaatggcacgtttccactgcagggtgcggtacggttcggttcgcaaaggtgcggtacggtttgcgtttccaccgccaaaagtgggcgtgacccggactgagccgtactcgttttgccctcgttttcagtactcctccgtttgGGTACTGAGAcacctgaaagggtgccggaaaattcgagctacacaccccctccgttgattggtcgacagaatcgtcacttccgggcgacgtggggataaaaacaaacaaacagtagcctcgaggtattattctttacaatgaacatgtcgtgtaaaacgcttgcttgggcgaacaaggaggtggagacgttcctctgcattcttggggaggaagatgTGCAGAGGGAGCTTGATGGAGCAGTGAGGAACGAGAAGGTCTTCCAGCTGGTTTCTGGTTGAATGGCTGTGTcacgctgctatgatgtcacgataattacgtagctgccgcggcgatcgacatccggcctaccttaaagggtactgtcggcggtggaaacacgACCTCGgcactgagctgggctataccgccccctccctatcggactgaggcgaaccgaaccgtacagcaccctgcagtggaaacgcggcattagaaaataaaggttgtgaaaaaagaaaaatcttggacaggactttatacacttcatatacccctgtggcttcctggggttgagcccccccaaaagtcagaacctagacTCGCCCCtgcctttcccccaattcattctcaaccatggctgagataacccccactacgagtctcgttgtggaaataccagagacgagagtccgacgtgttatgtgccaataccaacagcagaacggttatccaaataacaaagaagtgtacaacacttgcgttacagtcctggagctctatgtattaataatatcatataatacatagatatccatttcatatcatacatattatcacagccaaaagctgtgtgcgcctccagacgatattatgaatcacaaacgacttcgtcggattctccgacatctctggttcttccactttcacatcaatctgaagtagactgaacagcgcgctgcctgctgccggctgcccgctgccgggcagtGGTGCCTCACGGcaaccggcagcaggcagcatcacacagttcatgtacttcaaaaagtcaaagccaaagttccttttccccaatttatgacgacatatgggaccacattccaaatcagcgcgcttgagcctccgttttttcaaacacctagtgctcgttttacaccgaacgcaagttttagccactgggggaccataggcaagctaggggaactcatatttatgttagaaaacctcataaagtgagatatTCATACCAAGGGACTTTTAATAACCTccgtgagtcaggacctcggttttacgtctcccccgaaggacggcaccttccacagcccagtgtccccgtcactgcactggggcatcagGATTTATGCTctggccagagggaagagtgccacctactGGCCACCAACCGACACcacttccagcagcagctcagtgTTCCCAGTTGGTCTCCCATACAGTACTAACCAAGCCCACCTGATTAGCTTCAGAGGTTCAGCTAAGGCATTGGTCTGGCTGCTGGTTTATTTAGACCGATAAACTTTGATGGATGCAAATACTGTGACTTAATTTGTTTAACTACCACTGTCCCGTGAACAGGGGATTGTGGGAACGCACTTTTATTATATTTCGTGTTCATAATTGAAAAGTTGCAATGGCAACTTTGGGATAACTttttcaacttttcattttcACATCCCACATAAACAACAAGGTGTAAAATGTCCAATGGCACCACTCTAACGCCTGATTAGAGTGATCgctgccactctaatcaatgaaacCATTTCCACGGGGCACGCTGCGGAACGTCTctgcagcgtcccaggagcggctcgccgcgccgcagcgctatcattccgtagcacttctatttttgacgcaagccgttgctgaaccgcgtcaatttcaacagagcagatcgagctgGGCAGGAactgaaaaagtaaaagccatagagcatccggtcaattttcaaaataaaacacaatactcagctcatgtaacttcacatcaacattattacgtcatgaccggtggcaccaggtcagcagtcaatcaatcaaagggtctcagagggtcggcaacatggacgacgagagactgattgtcgaagtggagcaacataaaataattgatgaaataaatcatcctttttataaggacaatgtcagaaaggacaaagcctggcatttaattgcagtagttttgggagtggaaggtgagtacactAGGtataggattatcgcgtgatctcgtgtgaatacggctggctcgcaaggcagcgctacgctgccgttacgagcccggtggaaatggacgcagggcagagttcGCAGCCGTTTCGCGGCGcggccgttccgcggcgcatacgtccccggtggaaatcaggcGTAATACATGTGGTCATCAAAGGTATTGAGTTATTATCTGATATAGTTTGAGGTCATTTAGGTATGATTCTCAAACCAGGGGCAGTAGTTAAGTCTTCTAAAACAGaaccttgtggtgtaactgcACTTTGAGTATAACTGACCTGAGAATTTCCAGTGTACAGtttggactccccagtccagcagagagcagcttcactcctgaatcctgcagatcattggtactcaggtccagctctctcagactagaggagttggagctgagaactgaggcaaGAGCtttacagcatctctctgacagcttaCAGCCATTCAAGCTTCACAAAAAAACAGATAGTTGAACAAAATGATTATACATTAGATCTTGAAATGGTAGTTACATATTAGGTGTACAATGTTGATACTAACAAAAATGCTATAACAGTTGTTTTGTAGTTCTGAAAACTGTAACATAATATTACTTTTATAGAATTATGTATATAGTGTGTATCGTAAAACATGTTATAAGTATGCCTACAGATACATGttgtatgttattataacttttGTATTCTAGTAttatgtatattgtattgtgtgcATTGCAATACATGTTCTTAGTGCACCGTCAGAGATGTTTTGTAATTTACTATAACTTTTATATTGTAGTATTATGTATAGTACTGTATTGTTAATACAAGTTATgtgtgaacctacagagatgttttggaggctttgatcaATGGCAGCAGCCCCAGAAGACCCTCCTcagaagcagagtatttcttcaggtaaaACACTTCCAGCtgctcttctgatgtcagtacgatgaagaccagagctgaccactgagcagaggagagagattcTGTGGAGATACTTCCTGATGACAGgtactgttggatctcctccactaaAGAACTGtcattcagctcattcagacagtggaacagattgatgcttctctcttgagagagatctccacctatcttctccttgatgtaatgGACTATTTGGGTATTGATTtgtgacctccttcctgtctgcCCCGGTGGAACGTTTTTAGTTAGATTGCCCAGTAATTGACTATCTCTTGGTCCCAGCAGACCTTGTAGGAGCATCTGATTGGTCtctagagagaggcccaggaggaagcggaggaacaagtccaggtgtccgttctcactctgtaaggccttgtccacagcactctggtagaggaggagttcAGCTTCCCTGGAGGTTGGctgttcttctgagagcaggTTGACACCAGTGTTGATgtaggacagaaagacataaagggcagccagaaactcctggatgctcagatggacgAAGCAGAACATCCTGTCCTGGTGCAgtccacactcctctttaaagatctgggtgaacactcctgagtacactgaggctgctctgatatcgatgcCACACTCTGCCaagtctgcctcgtagaagatcagctgacctttctccagctggttaaaagccagtttcccaagagaaacaatgatctccctgctctccgaACTCCAGTGTGGATCAGTTTCAGCTCTcccatgatacttcctgtccccctgtatggactgaaccctcaggaagtggctgtacatctgagtcacggtcttgggcacctcttctcctctctgggatgttttgaagaagtcctgtagaactgtagcagtgatccaacagaagactgggatgtgacacatgatgtggaggcttcgagaTTTCTTGACGTGAGAGATGATTGTGGTGGCCATTGTcccctctctgaatctcttcctgaagtactcctccttctgtgggtcagtgaaccctctcacctcggtcaccatgtcaacacactcagcagggatctgattggctgcggcagggcgtgtggttatccagatgcgggcagagggaagcaggactcccctgatgatgtttgtcagcagcacgtccactgaGGTCGGCTcggtgacatcagtccagatcgagttgttctggaagtccagaggaagtcgacactcatccagaccatccaagatgaagactacTTGGTCATGGTCGTATCTGTAGATTTCTGATTCTTTGGTTTCAACAGAAaactgatgaagaagttccagtaagctaaactctttccctttcaataaattcagctctctgaaagtgaggagaaatgtgaagtctATGTCGTGATTGGCTTTGCCTtcggcccagtccagagtgaacttttgTGTTATGagagttttaccaatgccggccactccggttgtcattattgttctgattggtttatcTTGGGCAGGTAaaggtttaaagatgtcttcacatcGGATTGGTGTTTCATCGTTGGCTTGCTTCCTGGAATccttttcaatcagtctgacctcatgttccttgttgacctctccactgcctctctctgtgatgaagagctctgtgtagatctcattcagaggtctctgctctcctgctctagcgattccctcaaacacacagtggAACTTCTTCTTCAGATGAGCCTTGAGTTCATGTTGCCACTGGACCACAACAGCTCCTAAATCCCAAACCAGAAGAAACAAACCATTCATATTTCCAAGCAATATTAGTGgtgtaaagaaaaaagtattaTAAAATTCTACTTTATATGGATCTTATAACTTTATTAGTAGTGCTGTCGTTGTTGAGTATCAGTGGTATCAGTGACTTGTTAACCTGACATAACAAGATAGTGGtgcatctcttccactgagttattctgctgttgatcTGCAGTTTAATGTTTAAAATTCTTTAAGCTGATACCCCCACAAtgaccctacatatctggatcaaaccatttaacctataTATGAGTATCTTACCACTCCCCAGCttgtcggccagttcctcctggttcatctccatcaggcagagctttgtgatgtctaccactccctctatggcgcgcctcctctgctcctcgttcttatcatcctcctcctcgtcctccctctgactctctgagcattgtgggtaatctgagaagagatccctccagagcttcttcagctccttgtctagaaaagcgtgtgcgttctcctcagccctctggaacagaacaaacatcaaggagaactttactttgaactaactgaggacatcagaagcatctgtcctAGATTAACGTCTCCCTGGTCTaaagagggaagcctggagCCTATAAGCTCCACAAGAGATGCTTTTATTGCCCATGTAGAGCCAGGGGCACCAGTATAGCTTGTGGGCCttatcaaataatatattgGGCCTCCAACCTAGACCACCCACCAGCCTAGAAAATCCATTTGATCACCCAGATTGATAGACTAGCTCTAGTGTAGCGTACTGCTAATTACCCAATACTTGGACTGCTATCATTGACCATTGATGTATTAATGTTAGAGGTAATGAGTGGCATCTCTCATTACTGTTGCTGTTCTGGCAAAAGGCTTTCCTCTTGAGAAATTCATGAAATTCAGTGGTGTTTTACATTTTGGTCAATTTGTTCCCAAAGTTTGTCAGATGCCAGTAATGTTATACTGGCACTAAACACCTCAGTAAAATGGGACAGAAAAGACACACTGTCTTCATACTCTGCTATTACTTTTCACCACTAGGGGTCAGTATTCAGACCTACCCTGGCTGCATAGTTGATAAATAGAAGAAAATTTGTGTAGGCCTCAGTAAACAGTTTCCTGGTTCATCCAGCTGTCTACCTCATTCATTGATTCATATTCATGAATTTCAATGTTTGATGAAGAACTATTTGATTTGTATAAGATTCCATGATTCACTAGGTAGCTCCGTGATAATGGGCACCACAGGaaggtgaataaataaaaatctttAGTTCTGTTAACTGGGGGACCAACTGTGGGCCCTGATCCTCCCTCTCAGGTTTCTGTTTCTGATACCCCGACTTCCACCGAGTGGAAGACTGTGCTGAAAACTGGATCCACGCAAGACTGAACCatgcaataaagagagagaagtggaATATAAAGACtatactaccccccccccccttaggtCACCCCTGTTTAGAGCTGAAGTCAAATGTAGTTTttcatttacacaccttgatcagctctgcttgatgctgctgtacagactgagcactggtaacctttgacctctcctggGGTCGCCTGTGGAgagaacgcacgcacgcacgcacgcacgcacgcacacacacacacacacacacacacacacacacacacacacacacacacacacacacacacacacacacacacacacacacacacacagtatctttTTCTAAAAATATTTCCTGAATTGTAAATATCAGTCAGTAAAACTAATAGTTTGTtggaaactcctacctctcctctctggaggggcgtccatcgtTAAGGTCAGGAGGATGTTGCATAGAGCGGtcgctcttcatggagacacagctgggtccaggggagtctgctctctccttctggaatcttatataaaaacaagaaccaggatttatggatgTTTGATATGCTGTCGTTTTATAATCTTTGACAAATCCTTACccttcctctctggaggggcgtccatctttaaggtcAGGAGGATGACCCATAGAGCGGtcgctcttcatggagacacagctgggtccaggggagtctgctctctccttctggaatcttatagaaaaacaagaaccaggattaaAGGATGTCTGATAGATATAGttgtataatatctgataaatcctcacctcttctcaatagactgatttccatctctaAAGTTAAAAGGATGatccatagaccagtcactcttcaaggagacacagctgggtccaggggagtctgctctctcccgctgctctgggcttcaacacaacacacacacagcttttactaagactgatgatggagtcatgagatatcagtgctgagctctgagaaggacaacagtcacagacagtgaGATCCTCTTCTTGCCTCTTAGCTCtgctctggcggccatgttccccagacagagtggttttagaggtaggagccccctcctctctctcctcatccatagtagactggagacctggacacaaacacaactacatATTGTTTCTGTGGATTCTGTTTGAGTAACAAACGTGAAATGACTGCAGTGAAGATGTG is a genomic window of Gadus chalcogrammus isolate NIFS_2021 chromosome 23, NIFS_Gcha_1.0, whole genome shotgun sequence containing:
- the LOC130377339 gene encoding NACHT, LRR and PYD domains-containing protein 3-like isoform X7, with the protein product MDEEREEGAPTSKTTLSGEHGRQSKAKSPEQQERADSPGPSCFSMKSDHSMDRPIYFKDGSQSIEKRVLKDGQSSREERQHQERPKVTSAQSVQQHQAELIKSTMDEEREEGAPTSKTTLSGEHGRQSKAKSPEQQERADSPGPSCVSLKSDWSMDDPHNFRDGNQSIKKRRVQQEREDSPGPRCVSMKSDRSMGHPPDLKDGRPSREERFQKERADSPGPSCVSMKSDRSMGHPPDLKDGRPSREEGFQKERADSPGPSCVSMKSDRSMQHPPDLNDGRPSREERRPQERSKVTSAQSVQQHQAELIKRAEENAHAFLDKELKKLWRDLFSDYPQCSESQREDEEEDDKNEEQRRRAIEGVVDITKLCLMEMNQEELADKLGSGAVVVQWQHELKAHLKKKFHCVFEGIARAGEQRPLNEIYTELFITERGSGEVNKEHEVRLIEKDSRKQANDETPIRCEDIFKPLPAQDKPIRTIMTTGVAGIGKTLITQKFTLDWAEGKANHDIDFTFLLTFRELNLLKGKEFSLLELLHQFSVETKESEIYRYDHDQVVFILDGLDECRLPLDFQNNSIWTDVTEPTSVDVLLTNIIRGVLLPSARIWITTRPAAANQIPAECVDMVTEVRGFTDPQKEEYFRKRFREGTMATTIISHVKKSRSLHIMCHIPVFCWITATVLQDFFKTSQRGEEVPKTVTQMYSHFLRVQSIQGDRKYHGRAETDPHWSSESREIIVSLGKLAFNQLEKGQLIFYEADLAECGIDIRAASVYSGVFTQIFKEECGLHQDRMFCFVHLSIQEFLAALYVFLSYINTGVNLLSEEQPTSREAELLLYQSAVDKALQSENGHLDLFLRFLLGLSLETNQMLLQGLLGPRDSQLLGNLTKNVPPGQTGRRSQINTQIVHYIKEKIGGDLSQERSINLFHCLNELNDSSLVEEIQQYLSSGSISTESLSSAQWSALVFIVLTSEEQLEVFYLKKYSASEEGLLGLLPLIKASKTSLLNGCKLSERCCKALASVLSSNSSSLRELDLSTNDLQDSGVKLLSAGLGSPNCTLEILRLNSCNLSEDCCEALASALSTNSSSLRELDLSNNRLKDSGVKLLSAGLGSPHCTLETLRLNVCHLSERCCKALASVLSSNSSSLRELDLSTNDLQDSGVKLLSAGLGSPHCTLETLRLSGCLVTQEGCASLASALSSNPSHLRELDLSYNHPGDSGATLLSAGLEDPLWRLDTLSVEHGGVWRLKSALKKYACELTLDPNTAHRRLSLSEDNRKVTRVEEDQSYPDHPERFEYWYQVLCREGLTGRCYWEVEWGGWVHIGVASRGMTRRGPGDDGRLGWNNKSWCLVCEDDNDAAVYTARDYSSMTTLRAPPPHSNRVGVYLDRPAGSLSFYRVSPGGGGSSDTLTLLHTFWSSFTQEVLLPGVGLRKPGSSVSL